From the Helianthus annuus cultivar XRQ/B chromosome 17, HanXRQr2.0-SUNRISE, whole genome shotgun sequence genome, the window CTGAGAGCGTCCCATTCaccctaagaccatgtgtagtggtggaACAAAATAATGCCCTCACCATgaggcattattcgacacgtgtcatcctagtcagcatggggcattattgcaaaagtggtgtagtgggcataatgcctaataatgccccttccagtcattaaaaaaaaaggaaagtaGTTGTGGCTAGTCAAAGTCCTCCTCATTGGCTAGTCAAAGTCCAGCTTGACAGACTCACACTCCATTGGCCACATGCAGTTGCTCAGTAAACCATTTCAGCGTTTAATTTAAAACGCTCCCATGCAAATTCTTCAAAAATAACGCCTTATAACGCCTAGTGTAGTGGGGGCGGGGGCGTTTTGAGacgttttttttcaattttttttaaaaatcacgtcCCACTACGGGTGTCTAATAACTAAAATTAGAGACACGATTTAGCCTGATGTGATATGAATGGTGCTCCATGGTTTGACCCGGGTTAAACAATTATGTTGGCTCAACTATAGCATTGGTGACTTATAGTAAAAGTCTTCCTAATATAACCCTAGATCATACTAATAATTTATAGATGCTTCATGAACTAGTTTTTCTAAAACTGAAAATAAAACATTTTCACTACttgatatttttcaaaatttgaataTTTTCCTTTATTGATAAAATAGATGAGTCAATAAATAAGTCTTGAAGACATAATCATGAAACAATCAAGGttaaagaaaacaaaaacaatggaCAACTAAACAAGTACACCGGATTCGACAAATGCCAAGGAGGTTCTTTTGTACCTTAATTATTTAACATAATTGCGTTCATATTTGCTTTGTTTTTCAAGTAtattttaaataatataaaatttGAAATTTCCCAAAACATTGTGATATAGAAGTCAAATAATGCATCAACCCCAAGCTTGTTTACTTTGAGCCACTAAATTGGAGAAAATCAATCATTTAATTGAACCAAAGCTTCCATCAAGGTTATGAGAATTtcaagatttttttttgttttttgttttcatttaaattaaattatGATTTGCAAgtggaaataaaataaaattgtcTAGAGAAACGACGACGTAAAGGGAGTCAACCTGATTTCTCTGTGCGAATCCGTTACCGGTGCCGGTCACCCACCTTGTGACTGTCACGAGGGTCTAACCACGTGACACTGACGTGCCCTTACTAGCTTTTGAAACTAGGATTTTACTAAACTTATAATTAAGTATTATATTATGGGTGTACGtgcaaaacctttttattttttacacCAAAAATATCTTTCCTCTTTCTTAAGCAGCCGTTAGGATATTAATATTATACCATctattaatgttttttttttcatatttttttaaatttcaaaatgTCTATTAAGAGTTTAAGACATTAGTATGTATGCATTAAACTTTAAACCTGTCAAAACAAAAGGGTTGGGATGGGTTAGGGACTTGTGGGTTGAAACGGGCTCATGTCAAATCGGATAAAGTGCAAATTAAATTCTGGttaaaatgaaatgtttaaaaagtATATATTTAGATTCATGTCAAAACGAGTTGTTACCAAGATGAGCTTGGACGGAAAAAGGGTCATTTTAGTAAATAGAAAGTATCAAAATGGGTTGATCCACATATTTGGAAACTAGTTTTGACGAGTGGAGGTGGAAATAGTGGTACCGGTGGGTGTTGCAAAGGTGGTGGCAAAAATGGTAAAGGCGACATCAAGGtcgtgatgatggtggtggtggttacgACAATGGTGTAGGTGGTGAAGAAATTGTGGTATTGGTTGCGATGACGATAGTGTAAGAGCCAGGGCGAAGGTGGCGACGATGAAGGTGTAGGTGTCGTAGTGATGGTGACAATGTGGGTTGGGGGTAGTGGCGTCAATGGTGAGGGAAAAGTGGTGTTGGCGGCGACGATGATGGTGGTGGCAACGGTGCAAGTGCCGGTGGTGTCAACGACGATGAGTAGGTTGTGGTAGAAAATAGTCATGGGTGAGGTTGGCCCATCTGGACCCGTTAAACAACCTAACTGCCCCATGCGCCACCTCGCCTTATCTTTTTTAACAATCACCTacaaacatcaaacattacacACATGATTGGTACTTTGTTTACGATTACAACAATGTGATTGTAAGAAACATATTTCTACAAAATGGCCAATCATGTTAACTAACTAAACACCATATTTCTACAAAATGACCAATCATGATTAGTAATTTTTTTGCTATTACAACTAGAAGTTGGTTAATTTGACGTTAAAAAAACAATACCCTTTACGATAATCATTTCCCAACTCGTACAACTTGtaaatattaattataataaaaactATTAAAATTGCTTTTAAATTTAAGTTTTAACGTAGAAACACACCTTATGCCAACTCAtacaaaacattatcataacgAGTGTCATGTCACATGTGTTTATTGGTAATAAGTCGGTAACAACAGTTAAGTCATGTTTAATTTAAAGATAAATTTCGAATATGCTAACACTTGTAGATAgcacttgaaaaaaaaaatacttataaATTGTTGCTTTAGAAATACATCAAATATATTTGAAATGGTTTGACTCATGTTAAAGTAGCAttattataaattataattataaattattataaattataaattatatttgAACCAATAAATAGTATTTCAGGTAGAAAACACAAATGTACTTACATACGCTTGGAATGTATGTGGCACAAACTTACATAAAATTTTGAGGTTATCACAATTCTTTTAGGAATGTTTTGTAAGCCGACTATATTAGTGGTTTAAAACAATATAAGAAATATGTATTGCGTTTAAAGAAGGCAAAATAGTGAAAATTCTTTTTGCATAGAATATTTAGTTTTAGATTATATACACGTAAATATTACATCATTAGCATACTAGATTAATTAACAAACATTATATAAGTGTATAAGAGATCTTAAGTTCAACTTTTAAAATGTGGAAAAATATTATTAGAAAAAATCACCCAATCGATCCCACGATTGATTGATCCATCTATTCTTTTGCTATTTGTTAACAACTCGGCTGGTCTAACAAGTGCCGGTTCAACCTATGCCATCTGAACCGGTTAATTGTCTGGTTCCCGATCAACTCTGATAAACTTCTAGGTTTACCTTTGTTTTTTAGATATATGGAAGGACATTATGTTTTTCAAATTTatagaattattattttaaaatttgtgTGAAATATTgtaaaatttttaaatttaatgtGTAATAGGTTGCAAGTTCAAAGCTTAAAAtctacaagttttttttttctttttaaaatattAAATCCAACAATCCAACTTGTGTTGGTTCAGCATAGACAACTGAACCGGTTGAGAGTCCAATTCTTGGCTTAACCGGTTCCACCTAAATAAACTTTCATCTTTACAACTAATTTATTTTTTAGACACATATATGtctaaagagaaaaaaaaaacaaaaattcacataatttttttgtcaattttttttatttcttttttgtGAACAATGTGGTAAAATGCCTTTTAAAAgatttaattaatttatatttaatgttCAATGAAAACTTATTTTTGATCGTGAGAAGAAATTCTTAAAGTAGAATTAATggataataaaataataaaactaataaactCAATAACTCAATGGGTAAACCGGCAGCCTGATTTTATGGTGTCCAAATCTTTTTTCCCCAACTCGTGTGCACGACCCCTCTGCTTAGTATTAAAAAATGGTTTACACGTGGTTTTTTATTCTTTAAAACTTATTtcagaaaaattaatttaaaaaattatGATAAAGTGGGGAAAAAAACAAACGTAAAGCTATATTTATGAAATTAAATACTTAGTTTAAATAGTAAAAGCCAAGGTTCATGCCACCTTTGTCCCTAGATCTTGACTGGTCTAGATTTGATACATTCTCCTTTCCTAATTTTATGTACTTTAATATGTTAATATTCAACTCAAAACCTTTAAAAAATACAAACTAACTATAAGGTTAAAAAAGAAATCACAAGCCAACCGACATGTTTTGTATTGTTTTAGTTGCATGTTCTACTAATTTGAACGAGAACCAAAACGATATTTAAGTTACAATTTTTGGTTTGCGGATTTACGATATGTATATTTGTATATGCATTATTCATCTATTTAGTCTATTCGAGAACTCACGTCAGTCTATATACCTTACTTAACACTTAAAATTTAGAAAAATGGTAAAAAAGCTGACTAAATCATTCCAGCATCTCATTCTCTAAAATAcagaaaaaaaaagttataaatgcTACTGTGACACTCCATATATAAAGACTCGTTTAGTTTTTCTTATGTGTTTTTAGAAATGTTTGCGAGCGATTATGAATATAACAATAAGAAAACGTAATACAAAAAGaatacaaaaatattatttaattgaatacAGATACATATAGAGAACAAGATGTGATGGGTTTTTGAAAGACTAATGAAATTTAAAGATAAAAttattttttagttaaattataaGGCCACacggggtggttcactagtgatgggTTCTAGTGATGGGAGCAcccaatcaaatcatgccatgtcagCACCCAATATTCTAGTgatagtgatagaaatgtagtgggggtggtatcactagtgatggggatttcaatgtacaagtattaatgcacaatgtacaagtcataccCTATCAAAACTCAAAGTTTAACGCGTGACCACCATAACTCGTTATAAAAAGCACCGGCGGCGGTGTTCCACCCCGTTATATAATTTCATCACGGGGATTAACGGATGTGCCCCGGGTGCTCTAAGTACGAAGATAAATAAAACATTGTCAATGCTCTCATTCTCATATCCACTAATTGACTTTGATGAGATGAATATCCTCTAAATTACATTATTGGCATCTATGGACGCAAACTCATGCTCTTATAGAGTTAGAGCGTTTTATCCACGAAATTATGTGAGAGAGGTTTTCAtattataaaaagtggttgtaagTGTTTGTGAGTAGAAATTATAGAAAATGTTATCACACACAAATAAGTGTGTTTTGCAATTTACATATTGAATCATATAGGTCATATATAGAAAATAGATATACATAACCTTCCCTAGTGCTCTAGTGGTGACCACGGGTATTTAAGTTTTATCTATGGTGAGCCCGGGTGAGTTTTCCCctccaggtctcaagttcgagtttGGGTGATATGCGTTTCTCATTaaggggtttaaattggggatctattatGCCAGGGAGCTCTCTAGCACGGACCCGTTAAGACAACATATGCTAGACCTCACGACATTCGTGAATAATTCCAACCTTTCAAAAAAAAGATATACATGGGTAAAGTTATTCTAATATAGATAATATATAGACATGAGGTTCATTTTAACGGAAGACAAGTGAATGTTTTTGATGTGTTTAGTGAAGTTCATTCTCGTCGATATCTATGGGTCAAAAATAGGTCGAAGTTAAAACACTTGTCTTGAAAAAGTTggtgtaattttataattatgtaGTCGCGTTGTAGTGTTTGGTTGCCGCCTGGTCTTCGGGTTGACTTTGTGTTTTAGTgaagttctctctctctctctccctctctcttttTTTAAAGTAGATAGACATAGGTAAAGTTATTCTATAAAGACTCctaaaaatgagaagtgaaaggCACAATGAATCGCAAAGTATAACACAATAtcgagcaaaatataacacaatgctaAAAGTTATAACATAATGTTGAAGAAAAAAGACATAATGAGTAACAAAAAATACACAATGACGTAAATATAGAAAAGACACAATGATAAATAAAAAGACACAAGTATGtaaacaaaaatttcaaaaatctacaagctaaacaTCTAAAAGTAAAAACCTAAAATCTCCATATTATAGAGTTCGAGGAGACATTTCCAATGTCGCTTGAATGAGGTGAATCAGGGTCCGTCTGATACCCGTCTTATAATTTCTTATTTTTTAGAGATTTTGTATTCGAAGATAATCCCTAAATTACTAATACAACTGAATTGCAATCTATTATTCTACTTTGTTAAAGTGCGGCCCAATAAGATTACACTAACAGCCCAATTTGAATTTAATAGTTTAGTGGATAAGCCAGTAAGCCACTACGTATTACATAATACAGTTTGAGCCCAATATGAACCAAGTATAGTTACAATTGCTCAGAGTCAGACACGGTTAAATTGTAAACAGTTTTACTTTTAGCCAATTCGGTAGAGGATTTCAAGCCGAGCCGCGTTAACTGACATAGCCCAATTCGGTAGCTCAAGCCATCGTAAATAGCCCAAACTTCAACCATTGAATTAGCCCAAGATTTAAAATTTAGCGTAACACAATTTCAATCCTAGTCTAACTAGTTTCAAACAACCAATAGGGTGGTGGTCCATTGtcaaaggcaaagcctttaaaacacctTGGGAGGGGAGGTCTTGGGTTTAAGTCCCACAAACTGCATagaataaaagaaatttaccTTAAAAAAACTAGTTTCAGACAACCAACTTAAATCCGAAATCGTATATATCCATCCGGTTAATggtttgaaatttgtgattatcaGCTTCAAAGATTAGCTTTCAGTCCGATCTGTACCGATCCTATTGGTTACAAGCCCATCATTGCAGTTGTAAAAGGTACAAGACGCAAAGGCGAGTCTAAGCTTAGGCGCATGGCACTTAGACTCTCTGTAGGTTGTTCCAATGCTATTTTTGGATGTTTGACAGCTTGGCCAGAATTTGAGAAGGTTTGCTAGAATTTACAAGATTCGACCAGAATATGCCAGTACTTTCCATAAGCCTAAGCATTTTCCCCACGCCTCGACTAAGTGATCGCCTAAGTCGCTTATGACAACTTTGCCATGAATAGCACCAACTTACATTGGTTATCTTACCTCTTTAACTCCTTTAAATTAATAATTTTAGTTCAAGATTCATTAACGATCAACCTATGAATGAAACATGTTGAATATCTAACTTATACGACTACGTCTGTAAAAGAACCAAACGAACATAAACATggcttgtttgtgtttgttcggttaactttaaccgaacaacAAACATAAACCCTTAAAAGGAAATATATTCTTGTTCTGACTGTTTGTTAAGAAAAATAGTGTTTTCGTGTTCGTTTACGTTCATTCGTTAACACTCTAAACGGAGATAAAGAAACATAAATGGACACACggacaaacataaatgaacatacAACACAGGTTAAAATTATACGTAGACATACAAACTAAAGTCTAAAATACCGTCATCATTACATCAAACATTTCAAAGCTATGcaaatatcaaaacaaatggATTTGAATGAATGtttaaacaaacataaacgatGAATAAATATAAACGGATGTAAAAGAACGAACATGAATGGtcataaatgaacgaacgttcacgaacgaacatgaacgtttgttcatgttcattcgtcTATCTAAATGAAAAAAGATCACGTTCGTGTATGTTCGTCTCTTTGGAAgtagcctctctatccctagggacaGAAGTAAAGtttgtctacatcccaccctccccagaccctaccaaTAGCATAGCACGCTATTAATGGGATTTACTGGGCACGGTTGTTGTTCCATTAGTTTATCAAAATATCAAATGAATGAACATAAAAAAACATCCCATTACACTAAACGTTCGGTTTGTTAACAACGCCTATATATGTCATTCAAGGTTTGTGTTGTGCACATATAATAAAGCAAAGAACAAGAGGAGTACAAAACAGAACAAGCTTAGATTGTTTAGAAAggcaaaacaaattaaaaagtgTCTTTTAGGACGGGGCATGTTTTGTTACCTTTACCTTCTAAACCCTAAACCTTGTCTCTTACAAATTACAATACTTGAAAACATAATTCACACATTCTCATTCATTACAAATATATTATTTTCTTCATAAAAGTAACACAACACAGTAACTAACCCATGGCATACTTCTGGGTCCAGCTTCGTGCGGTTGTCTCATATTTGCTCCTATCTGTCTTGTACATGTGAGCAATCTCGGGCACAAGAGGGTCGTCTGGGTTAGGGTCGGTTAACAAAGAGCAAATCGATAGTAAAACCTgattaaaaaaaaacaccattattGAAAACCGATTTCAAATATATGACAAACATAGTCTAAATCTGTCAAGTAGCCTAACTAAAATATTCAAAAGAGTTTTCAGAGTAGTAAATAGCTGTTGGCTATTTAGATCAAAGagtaaaaatgtcatttttatccctgaggtttggccagtctTGTTACTTTCatctaaaggtttgtttttctgcatctggatccaaaaggtttgaaatcttgccattttcatccagctcgttaacttcATCCACTTTTCTTCGTTATGTCatgggtattttcgtcttttttgttaattggaaaaattacaagttttgtcctttatctttataccactttttaGGTGGTGTccttttaacgaatgttgacaggcggtgtcctttactaggtattttgttgcaagtttagtcctttatacccaacccagttaaaaaaccttgttaattgttgacaggcggtgtcctttactaggtattttgttgcaagtttagtcctttacacccaacccagttaaaaaaccctgttatcTGTTgccaggcggtgtcctttactaggtattttgttgcaagttttgtcctttacctaggtattttgttgcaagtttagtcctttacacccaacaatttacagggttttttaactgggttgggtgtaaaggactaaacttgcaacaaaatacttagtaaaggacaccgcctgtcaacattccttaaaaaggacaccgcctgaaaagtggtataaagataaaggacaaaacttgtaatttttccttgtTAATttgaagggcaattcggtcttttgaatACGTGTACGTTATGCTAAAttcttgtacataaagtgaaagaTACCGAAGTgcagttaacaaaaaagacggaaataccccagacttaatggagaaaaacggatggagttaacaagccagatgaaaatggcaagatttcaaaccttttggatccagatgcggaaaaacaaaccctTGGACGGAAGTCACAAAATTGGCCAAGCCTCAGGGACGAAATCACGAAAATAACATTTTACTCTAGATCAAAATATCAAATACTAGATTATCAACCTTGGAAATAGTTAGAGCCGGGCTCCATTGTTCCTTCAAAATATCAAGACAGATGCTACCATTGCTGTTGATGTTCGGGTGGAAAACCTTTGTTCTAAAAGCCACCTACAAAACAATGATGCTCAAAAGTCAAAAGCGTGTACGTTTTCCGTTGACTTGAGTATAAAATTTATTTGATTTTGATGATGGAACCAAGTACCTTAGGTGGCTTAAACGGATAATCCGGAGGGAAATGAATAGTAACTAGAAAAACGCCACCAGAGTAAGGGCTGTCGGGAGGCCCCATAATTGTAGCTTGCCAGTGAAACATGTCTTCTGCCACTGGGCCTAAAATCACACTTACAAGAGAGCGTGTAAAGCAAATGAAGAACTCGAGGTTTCTTTTTTCCTaaaaatgttatatgtttgattGCCCATACACACATCCACACAACCTTCAAGTGTTTATATAAAAATGTTGTATAAACCGCTAGGTGCTAGTTGGGTGGTGGGGGTACTGACTAGCGATTAATCTGGATTAATCCGTTTGGAATTTCATATGTAATTTTTCAAACACTTATAGTTATACTACTTCAAAGTTCACATAGTATATAGTTCAAACATAAACAATTAAACTTAAACATAATAAATCAAGTACTCAAAAATTCAAACATTAAGATATTAGTTCATGGATCCATGAATCGGTCCGGAACTCAAGTTAACGGGTTAAAATCATAGAGGATCGATTAGGACCAATTCGCGCCGATATAAAAATCCCAATCCGATTAATTCCAATTAATCCTGATTAATAGCTACTCGATACCCCACCGACTAACTAGCGCCtagtaggggtgtaaacgagagctcggctcgtcatgttttttttgaagctcgagctcagctcgcgagtaaaa encodes:
- the LOC110920674 gene encoding ubiquitin-conjugating enzyme E2 28; this encodes MASKRILKELKDLQKDPPTSCSAGPVAEDMFHWQATIMGPPDSPYSGGVFLVTIHFPPDYPFKPPKVAFRTKVFHPNINSNGSICLDILKEQWSPALTISKVLLSICSLLTDPNPDDPLVPEIAHMYKTDRSKYETTARSWTQKYAMG